In candidate division Zixibacteria bacterium HGW-Zixibacteria-1, the following are encoded in one genomic region:
- the miaB gene encoding tRNA (N6-isopentenyl adenosine(37)-C2)-methylthiotransferase MiaB, translating into MIFDLKRLELNVSYDQAILPAPAGICEKYMKQRSYKIVTFGCQMNLADSGVLGAILDSRGYLKAETEAEADIIILNTCSVREKAEMRVLGRLAELSHFKESTDKKIVVVGCMAQRMGDQLSARAPYVDIILGTDRIFDLPRYLENGTAFPAVNTATGLERMADVIPSRDSRYAAFVTISRGCDNFCTYCIVPYVRGRERSYPVSHILKQVRALVDDGVLEVTLLGQNVNSYRDGENDFPSLLKTVVSESALKRIRFMTSHPKDMSDRLIETIGSEHKMMAHVHLPLQSGANRILRKMGRVYTIEHYMSLVDKLRKAVPDISLTTDLIVGFPSETDAEYRMTLEAVRTIGFDSAFMFRYSVREGTKAAGLQDDVPEEEKIDRLNGLINLQKNVAFEKNQEEVGRIRSVLIDGHSRRSEKVLKGKTEGNKTVLFDGDPGLIGTIRQVRIKSADSWTLHGELTE; encoded by the coding sequence TTGATATTTGATTTGAAAAGATTAGAATTAAATGTATCTTATGACCAGGCTATTTTACCGGCCCCGGCTGGAATTTGTGAAAAATATATGAAGCAACGAAGCTATAAAATCGTGACTTTTGGCTGTCAGATGAACCTGGCCGACTCAGGGGTTCTGGGGGCGATCCTGGATTCGCGCGGTTACCTGAAGGCGGAGACGGAAGCGGAGGCCGATATAATTATTCTGAATACTTGTTCGGTTCGGGAAAAAGCCGAAATGCGTGTTCTTGGACGACTGGCCGAGCTTTCTCATTTCAAAGAGTCAACGGATAAGAAAATAGTCGTCGTCGGCTGCATGGCGCAGCGAATGGGCGACCAGCTTTCGGCCCGCGCGCCCTATGTCGATATTATTCTTGGAACCGATCGGATTTTTGATCTGCCCCGATATCTTGAAAATGGAACCGCCTTTCCCGCCGTCAACACCGCTACCGGGCTGGAGCGGATGGCCGATGTTATCCCATCGCGCGACAGCCGTTATGCGGCCTTCGTGACCATCTCGCGGGGTTGCGATAATTTTTGCACTTACTGCATAGTCCCGTATGTGCGCGGGCGCGAAAGATCATATCCGGTTTCTCATATCTTAAAGCAGGTCAGGGCGCTGGTTGATGATGGTGTTCTGGAAGTAACCCTATTGGGACAAAATGTGAATTCATATCGGGACGGCGAGAATGATTTCCCGTCTCTTCTCAAGACGGTTGTTTCGGAATCCGCATTGAAAAGAATCAGGTTTATGACATCGCACCCGAAAGATATGTCCGATCGGTTAATCGAGACAATCGGCTCGGAGCATAAAATGATGGCGCATGTGCACCTTCCGCTGCAGTCGGGGGCCAATCGTATTCTCAGGAAGATGGGGCGCGTCTATACTATCGAGCATTATATGTCGCTGGTTGATAAATTGCGAAAAGCCGTGCCGGATATATCCCTGACGACCGACCTTATTGTCGGTTTCCCGTCGGAAACGGATGCGGAGTACCGGATGACCCTCGAGGCGGTCAGGACCATCGGTTTTGATTCGGCATTTATGTTTCGCTATTCGGTCAGGGAAGGGACGAAGGCGGCCGGACTTCAGGATGATGTTCCCGAAGAGGAAAAAATCGACCGGCTGAACGGATTGATTAATCTGCAGAAAAATGTCGCCTTTGAGAAAAATCAGGAGGAGGTCGGTCGAATCAGGTCAGTGCTGATCGACGGCCATTCCCGGCGCTCCGAGAAAGTTCTTAAGGGTAAAACCGAAGGCAACAAGACGGTCCTTTTCGATGGAGATCCCGGTTTGATTGGGACCATCAGACAGGTCAGGATAAAATCCGCCGACAGCTGGACGCTGCACGGCGAATTGACGGAGTAG